From the genome of Gracilibacillus salitolerans, one region includes:
- a CDS encoding RNA-binding S4 domain-containing protein encodes MRLDKFLKVSRLIKRRTLAKEIADQGRILINGNVAKAATNVAVGDEMKIQFGQKLLTIQIDDLKEMVKKDEASNLYTIKHEEYINQ; translated from the coding sequence ATGCGACTGGATAAATTTTTAAAAGTTTCTCGTTTAATTAAACGAAGGACCCTAGCAAAGGAAATTGCCGACCAAGGTAGAATCCTTATCAATGGTAATGTTGCTAAAGCAGCTACTAATGTAGCGGTAGGTGATGAAATGAAGATTCAATTTGGTCAGAAACTATTAACGATTCAAATTGATGATTTAAAAGAAATGGTAAAAAAAGATGAAGCAAGTAATTTATATACGATTAAACATGAAGAATATATCAATCAATAG
- the yabP gene encoding sporulation protein YabP gives MNYYDKKTMPAPQMEHHVKMTNRRLLEIDGVKEVDSFDSEEFLLQTVMGYLVIRGDNLQMKNLDVESGHVSIKGKIYELSYLDEQHGEKAKGLFSKLFK, from the coding sequence ATGAATTACTATGATAAAAAAACGATGCCAGCACCACAAATGGAACACCATGTAAAAATGACCAATCGCCGTTTGTTGGAGATAGATGGAGTAAAAGAAGTTGATAGCTTTGATAGTGAAGAGTTTCTCCTGCAAACAGTTATGGGTTATCTAGTTATTCGTGGAGATAATTTGCAAATGAAAAACCTCGATGTAGAATCCGGCCATGTTTCCATTAAGGGTAAGATCTATGAGTTATCTTATTTGGACGAGCAACATGGGGAGAAGGCTAAAGGTTTGTTTAGCAAGCTATTCAAATGA
- the yabQ gene encoding spore cortex biosynthesis protein YabQ: MTLSTQFITIITMVVSGVYLGASYHTFKRLERLWTSSILWKYVLEMLFWLIQAAILYFVLFLVNEGILRLYIFLAVLCGYAMFKSLFEQAFGRIVDTLIRIVLHIYRFIYRIVEIFVVKPIVFIVSLVVVCITKVFTGLYSLLLLLLKVVGWPIKVIVSILSPLLPKNAKKYLHLFYRFYSKIKRKE; the protein is encoded by the coding sequence ATGACATTAAGTACACAATTCATCACTATCATTACAATGGTGGTATCTGGTGTTTATCTTGGTGCTAGTTACCATACTTTTAAACGGCTGGAACGATTGTGGACCTCGAGCATACTATGGAAATATGTGTTAGAGATGTTGTTTTGGCTCATACAAGCTGCGATTCTATATTTCGTACTGTTTCTAGTCAATGAAGGAATTCTAAGGTTATATATTTTTTTGGCAGTGCTGTGTGGTTATGCGATGTTCAAAAGCCTTTTTGAACAGGCTTTTGGTCGCATAGTAGATACGTTGATACGTATTGTCCTTCACATTTATCGCTTTATTTACCGCATAGTAGAAATTTTTGTTGTAAAGCCTATTGTATTTATCGTATCATTAGTAGTAGTATGTATTACCAAGGTATTTACCGGTTTATATTCCTTACTACTTTTACTATTAAAAGTAGTGGGCTGGCCAATAAAGGTAATTGTTTCCATCCTATCACCTTTATTGCCAAAAAATGCTAAAAAATATCTACATCTTTTTTATCGGTTTTATAGTAAAATAAAAAGAAAAGAATAA
- a CDS encoding septum formation initiator family protein: protein MAKRNNVSRINDAYIEQYDAQVKRQKRRKKKLYRRLMLFGMIVAVTMVSLVTFHINQRVKYQDMQQEYTELSSELTSLEKEEKKLKEEIELLNDEEYLLQIAKTNYFFTEEGEIVFKLPEEDASY, encoded by the coding sequence ATGGCCAAACGAAATAATGTATCTCGTATCAATGATGCATATATCGAACAATACGACGCTCAAGTAAAACGGCAAAAACGTAGAAAAAAGAAATTATACCGTAGATTAATGTTATTTGGCATGATTGTCGCCGTCACCATGGTTAGCCTCGTTACTTTTCATATTAATCAGCGTGTGAAATATCAGGATATGCAACAGGAATATACTGAGCTTTCTAGCGAATTAACTAGTCTTGAAAAAGAAGAAAAGAAATTGAAAGAAGAAATAGAGCTTTTAAATGATGAAGAATATTTGTTGCAAATAGCGAAAACGAATTATTTCTTTACGGAAGAAGGAGAGATCGTCTTTAAATTGCCAGAAGAAGATGCATCTTATTGA
- a CDS encoding S1 domain-containing RNA-binding protein: MSIEVGSKLQGKVTGITNFGAFIELPGGKTGLVHISEVADNYVKDINEHLTVGDEVTVKVLNVEDDGKIGLSIKKAKDNPPPSNRRKNQGNPKNNRERGESFEQKMNRFLKDSEDRLATLKKHTESKRGGRGARKG, translated from the coding sequence ATGTCAATCGAAGTAGGCAGCAAGTTGCAGGGAAAGGTAACAGGAATCACTAATTTTGGAGCATTTATTGAATTACCTGGAGGTAAAACAGGTCTAGTTCATATTAGTGAAGTTGCCGATAATTATGTAAAAGACATTAATGAACATTTAACTGTAGGTGATGAAGTAACGGTAAAGGTTCTTAATGTGGAAGATGATGGTAAAATCGGTTTATCTATCAAGAAAGCAAAAGACAATCCGCCACCATCTAATCGTCGCAAAAATCAAGGAAATCCAAAAAATAACCGCGAAAGAGGCGAATCATTTGAACAAAAAATGAATCGTTTCTTAAAAGATTCTGAAGATCGCTTAGCAACTCTTAAAAAGCATACAGAATCAAAACGCGGAGGACGAGGGGCGAGAAAAGGCTAA
- the spoIIE gene encoding stage II sporulation protein E, which produces MNTYTDNKPKSFFSSTHPVINNLRKKIGQQWTSLMFEKGLLICIIGFLLGRAVILSTLSPFVIAFVAAVWFLRRDKVLPLITFSLIGAFTYSLSHSFYIFLSISILIVLSFFIYRSKSIERILPFFVFFAASIPRISIYAMTTKLTYLEWVIALVEGILAAVLLLIFMQSIPLLSPKRYKPILKNEEIVCFIILLASVLTGVIGVEIYEAQMEQVLARYLVLLLALVGGAAIGSTVGVVAGLILSLANIANMFQMSLLAFSGLLGGLLKEGRKLAVSLGLLISTLLISVYGDSFDYLATALMESALAILLFLITPSKLIKQIAKYIPGTVEHTNEQEQYLQKVRNVTAHRVERFSNVFKALSRSFQTESNQWQEQDLEVDYYLSNVTEKTCQTCFKKETCWVQQFDKTYDLMRDVKDQLETDDQLNNITNRQFENHCIKSRKVIDTMQQELSFFEANKQLKKQVLESRRFVADQLNGVSEVMENFANEILKEKENHEQQEIEMVAALKHVGIELEKLDIYNLEKGNIDIEMVITFEQYHGEAAKLIAPILSDILDETIIVVTEDLSPLAKGHSFFTFGSARKFVIDTGVAHAAKGGGLISGDCYKSMDLGAGKYALAISDGMGNGDRAHEESTETLRLLQQILESGLHEQVAIKSINSILALRTNEEIYATLDLAMVDLHHAVVQFLKVGSTPSFIMRNDAVEKIEAGNLPIGIIQEVEVDVVSAQLKAGDFLIMMSDGIFEGPKDIENVDLWLQRKLLEMETKEPQEIADLLLEEVIRTQRGEIEDDMTVLVAEIKENQPQWAPIRSFRQFDRENIS; this is translated from the coding sequence ATGAACACATATACGGATAATAAACCAAAATCTTTTTTTTCCAGCACTCACCCTGTGATAAATAACTTACGGAAAAAGATCGGCCAACAATGGACAAGCTTAATGTTTGAGAAAGGTTTGCTTATTTGTATTATTGGTTTTTTATTAGGAAGAGCCGTCATTTTATCGACACTTTCACCATTTGTAATCGCATTCGTTGCGGCTGTATGGTTTTTACGTCGAGACAAAGTACTTCCCCTTATTACATTCTCATTAATAGGAGCTTTTACATACAGTCTATCACATAGCTTCTATATATTTTTATCTATTTCTATCTTGATAGTCCTCTCTTTTTTTATTTATCGATCGAAATCGATAGAGAGGATATTACCGTTTTTCGTCTTTTTTGCAGCGAGTATTCCTAGAATCAGTATCTATGCTATGACAACAAAACTAACATACTTGGAGTGGGTCATCGCTTTGGTCGAGGGAATATTGGCAGCTGTTCTATTACTTATCTTTATGCAAAGTATTCCATTATTATCACCAAAAAGGTATAAACCAATATTAAAAAATGAAGAAATTGTTTGTTTTATTATTTTGTTAGCTTCGGTATTAACAGGAGTAATTGGTGTCGAAATATATGAAGCGCAAATGGAACAGGTTCTTGCAAGATATTTAGTATTGCTTCTTGCATTAGTGGGTGGTGCTGCTATTGGTTCTACAGTTGGCGTTGTAGCTGGATTAATATTAAGCCTAGCTAATATCGCCAACATGTTTCAGATGAGTTTATTAGCATTTTCCGGTTTGTTAGGTGGGTTACTGAAAGAAGGAAGAAAACTGGCAGTTAGTTTAGGATTATTAATTAGTACATTGTTAATCAGCGTATATGGCGATTCCTTTGATTATTTGGCAACAGCATTAATGGAATCTGCGTTAGCGATCTTATTATTTTTAATAACACCGAGCAAATTGATTAAACAGATTGCTAAATATATACCTGGTACGGTTGAACATACAAACGAGCAGGAGCAATATTTGCAAAAGGTTCGCAACGTTACTGCTCACCGGGTGGAAAGGTTCTCCAATGTATTTAAAGCTTTATCACGCAGCTTTCAAACAGAATCCAATCAATGGCAGGAACAGGATTTAGAAGTGGACTACTATTTAAGTAATGTCACGGAAAAAACTTGTCAAACATGCTTTAAAAAAGAAACCTGTTGGGTTCAACAATTTGATAAAACATACGATTTAATGCGGGATGTCAAAGATCAATTGGAGACAGATGATCAATTGAACAATATTACGAACAGACAGTTTGAAAATCATTGTATTAAATCTCGTAAAGTTATCGATACGATGCAACAAGAATTATCTTTTTTTGAGGCAAATAAACAGTTGAAGAAACAAGTGTTAGAAAGCAGGCGTTTTGTCGCAGATCAATTAAATGGTGTATCAGAAGTAATGGAGAATTTTGCCAATGAAATTTTGAAAGAGAAAGAAAACCATGAACAACAAGAAATTGAAATGGTTGCAGCATTAAAACATGTTGGTATTGAGCTTGAAAAATTAGATATTTATAATTTGGAAAAAGGAAACATCGATATTGAAATGGTGATTACTTTCGAGCAATACCATGGGGAAGCTGCGAAACTGATTGCGCCTATTCTCTCTGATATTTTGGATGAAACGATCATTGTTGTTACAGAAGATCTATCCCCTCTAGCAAAAGGACATAGCTTCTTTACCTTTGGTTCTGCCAGAAAATTTGTCATTGACACTGGAGTGGCACATGCAGCGAAAGGTGGAGGGTTAATATCAGGAGATTGCTATAAGTCAATGGACCTTGGAGCTGGGAAATATGCGTTAGCTATTAGTGACGGAATGGGAAACGGAGATCGAGCACATGAAGAAAGCACCGAGACCTTACGTTTATTACAACAAATTTTAGAATCTGGCCTGCACGAGCAAGTGGCGATTAAATCAATCAACTCCATTCTAGCGCTGCGAACAAATGAAGAAATTTACGCAACACTAGATTTAGCGATGGTAGATCTTCACCATGCAGTAGTTCAATTTTTAAAGGTTGGTTCAACACCTAGTTTTATTATGCGAAATGATGCTGTAGAGAAGATAGAAGCTGGTAATCTTCCAATCGGAATTATTCAAGAGGTGGAAGTGGATGTAGTCAGCGCACAATTAAAAGCTGGAGATTTTTTAATTATGATGAGTGATGGTATTTTTGAAGGCCCTAAAGATATAGAGAATGTAGATCTTTGGTTGCAACGAAAACTACTGGAAATGGAAACGAAAGAGCCTCAAGAGATCGCTGATTTGTTACTGGAAGAGGTGATTCGAACACAAAGAGGTGAGATTGAAGATGATATGACTGTATTAGTAGCTGAAATTAAAGAAAACCAACCACAATGGGCACCCATTCGTTCTTTCCGTCAATTTGACAGGGAAAACATTAGCTGA
- a CDS encoding vWA domain-containing protein, whose translation MKTGTLKQILLITDGCSNQGEDPALVASLVAEQGITVNVIGILEDNHTEQPEGLEEVEEIAGNGQGVSQIVYQDVLAQTVQTVTKQAMTETLQGVVNNELKQILGSEKTMEELPPDQRGEVMEVVDELGETCDLEVLVLVDTSASMTNKLPTVQEALIDLSISMNARIGRSRFAVYQFPGRKKAIQQLVDWTSKLDSITSIFAKISSGGITPTGPALKEAMYQFGKKTLRRRFMRDDYTDIEEA comes from the coding sequence ATGAAAACAGGGACACTTAAACAAATCCTTTTAATTACAGATGGTTGTTCAAATCAAGGGGAAGATCCAGCACTAGTAGCTAGTTTAGTAGCCGAACAAGGAATTACAGTTAATGTTATTGGTATCTTAGAAGATAATCATACAGAACAACCCGAAGGACTGGAAGAGGTAGAAGAAATTGCTGGTAACGGTCAAGGAGTCAGTCAAATTGTCTATCAGGATGTATTAGCACAAACAGTTCAAACTGTTACGAAACAGGCAATGACGGAAACGTTACAAGGTGTCGTGAATAATGAATTAAAGCAAATATTAGGTAGTGAAAAAACAATGGAAGAATTACCTCCCGATCAACGTGGGGAAGTAATGGAAGTGGTGGATGAATTAGGGGAAACATGCGATTTAGAAGTGTTAGTACTCGTCGATACAAGTGCGAGCATGACGAACAAATTACCGACTGTTCAAGAAGCTCTTATTGATCTCTCTATCAGTATGAACGCAAGAATCGGTCGAAGTCGTTTCGCTGTATATCAATTTCCTGGACGGAAAAAAGCGATTCAACAATTAGTAGACTGGACCTCCAAACTAGATTCCATTACTTCTATCTTTGCAAAAATATCCAGTGGAGGTATCACACCAACTGGACCAGCTTTAAAGGAAGCTATGTATCAATTTGGTAAGAAGACGTTACGAAGGAGATTTATGCGCGATGATTACACAGACATCGAAGAAGCCTGA
- a CDS encoding serine/threonine protein kinase, with product MITQTSKKPDIHLRKGQIVKGKWHRNYYHVVKKLGSGAIGAVYLCVHENKQVALKISKQSASVSSEVNVLKSFQAVQGYHLGPSLIDVDDYQSQNGFTYSFYVMEYISGESLHDFIRRNGHEWLISLLIKFANDLHVLHQQGYVFGDLKIENLIVSRKPVQLRWVDVGGTTLQGRAIKEYTEFYDRAYWQCGSRKADPGYDLFALAMVILRVYYPNGFTRGNNPKKTLQQKINQAVTIEPLKRLLLMLINNSINDAEQIKDFLLTYFIHQKSKRDKRRHHQKAKSSHEAFYPFLEVGSILTIGGVCYIYVTFFM from the coding sequence ATGATTACACAGACATCGAAGAAGCCTGATATACATTTAAGGAAAGGACAAATAGTCAAAGGTAAATGGCATCGAAATTACTACCATGTCGTAAAGAAACTAGGTAGTGGTGCGATTGGCGCTGTATATCTTTGTGTGCACGAAAACAAACAAGTAGCTCTGAAAATCAGTAAACAAAGTGCATCTGTTAGTTCTGAAGTAAATGTATTGAAATCCTTTCAAGCGGTTCAAGGTTATCACCTTGGACCTTCTTTGATAGACGTGGATGATTATCAGTCTCAGAATGGTTTTACCTATTCTTTTTATGTAATGGAATATATATCTGGTGAGTCATTGCACGATTTTATTAGAAGAAATGGCCATGAGTGGTTAATATCTCTATTAATTAAATTTGCTAACGATTTACATGTATTACATCAGCAAGGGTATGTATTTGGTGATTTAAAAATAGAAAATCTAATTGTGTCACGCAAACCGGTTCAATTAAGATGGGTTGATGTCGGAGGGACAACATTACAAGGCAGAGCGATCAAGGAATACACCGAGTTCTACGATCGTGCCTATTGGCAATGCGGTTCTCGTAAAGCGGATCCAGGTTATGATCTTTTTGCATTAGCTATGGTGATTTTGCGTGTCTATTATCCTAATGGCTTTACAAGAGGGAATAATCCTAAAAAAACGTTACAGCAGAAAATCAATCAAGCGGTAACAATCGAACCATTGAAAAGATTACTACTCATGCTGATCAATAATTCTATTAACGATGCCGAGCAGATAAAAGATTTTTTATTGACTTATTTTATTCATCAGAAATCGAAAAGAGACAAGCGAAGACATCATCAAAAAGCAAAAAGCTCTCATGAAGCATTTTATCCCTTTCTTGAAGTAGGTAGTATATTGACTATTGGAGGAGTTTGTTATATTTATGTAACATTTTTTATGTGA
- the tilS gene encoding tRNA lysidine(34) synthetase TilS: MSKSTLYDKLMPFTKRHQLLSKDAKVLVGVSGGADSLLLLYYLVSVQKLWHLKVMVVSIDHGLRGKESAEDIKYVESICENLGVPFIGKQVDVNRRKEIHKEGTQLAARILRYQVFEEVMKETESDFLALAHHGDDQIETVLMRMVRQSNPAALTGIPVKRKFAKGHIIRPLLCLSKDEIYRYCRELHIIPREDPSNKSIAYTRNFFRLQVLPLLKQQDQQVHIHVQEMTERMTEDEEFLQKQSEAMMDEVVTCNKDTAFFKIDAFRAYPIALQRRAFHLILNYLYQEVPTDLSSQHEKDFFSLLTQEKSNVTLDFPKSLKVTKNYQELRFHFLSQVNKEWKVHQFIKVPGIMLLANGATLTAAYASGAIREDSHTLYIPIECESLFPLSTRVRMPGDRMNVRGLNGRKKVKDIFIDEKVPVYQRDYWPLIFGADGSLLWIVGLKKAEIVRESSVGKYIALTYTDSNE, encoded by the coding sequence TTGAGTAAATCAACCCTTTATGACAAATTGATGCCATTTACGAAGAGACATCAATTACTATCCAAGGATGCAAAGGTGTTAGTAGGAGTCTCTGGTGGTGCAGATTCCTTATTATTGCTGTATTATTTAGTAAGCGTGCAGAAATTGTGGCATTTAAAAGTTATGGTGGTTTCTATCGATCATGGCTTGCGTGGGAAAGAGTCTGCAGAAGATATAAAATATGTTGAAAGTATTTGTGAGAATTTAGGTGTTCCTTTTATTGGGAAGCAAGTAGATGTGAATAGGAGAAAAGAAATACATAAGGAAGGAACGCAATTAGCGGCTCGCATTTTGCGTTATCAAGTATTTGAAGAAGTCATGAAAGAAACAGAATCTGATTTTTTAGCCTTGGCACATCATGGTGATGACCAGATAGAAACAGTATTAATGAGAATGGTACGTCAGTCTAATCCAGCTGCATTAACAGGTATCCCCGTAAAAAGAAAATTTGCCAAGGGACATATCATTAGACCTTTATTATGTTTATCCAAGGATGAGATTTATCGGTATTGTCGAGAACTTCATATCATTCCCAGGGAGGATCCTTCGAACAAATCTATCGCCTATACACGCAATTTTTTTCGACTGCAAGTCTTACCTTTGCTCAAGCAACAAGATCAGCAAGTACATATTCATGTACAGGAAATGACAGAGCGTATGACGGAAGACGAGGAATTTCTTCAGAAACAATCAGAAGCAATGATGGATGAAGTTGTAACATGTAATAAAGATACAGCGTTTTTTAAAATTGATGCTTTTCGAGCTTATCCAATAGCTTTACAAAGACGAGCCTTTCATCTAATATTAAACTATCTTTATCAAGAAGTACCGACAGATTTATCATCTCAACACGAAAAGGATTTTTTTTCTTTATTAACACAAGAAAAGAGTAATGTTACATTAGATTTTCCGAAATCTTTAAAAGTAACGAAAAATTATCAAGAATTGCGTTTCCACTTTCTCTCCCAAGTCAATAAGGAATGGAAAGTCCACCAATTCATAAAGGTTCCGGGAATAATGCTATTAGCGAACGGTGCCACTCTTACAGCTGCTTATGCCTCTGGAGCCATCCGAGAAGATAGTCATACTTTATATATCCCGATCGAATGTGAATCATTATTTCCACTGAGTACAAGAGTGAGAATGCCGGGGGATCGAATGAATGTGAGAGGACTAAATGGCCGGAAGAAAGTAAAAGATATATTTATTGATGAGAAGGTTCCCGTTTATCAAAGAGACTACTGGCCCCTCATTTTTGGTGCAGATGGATCTTTACTTTGGATTGTTGGTTTAAAGAAAGCCGAAATAGTACGTGAAAGTTCTGTTGGGAAATATATTGCATTAACATATACAGATTCAAACGAATAG
- the hpt gene encoding hypoxanthine phosphoribosyltransferase, whose translation MHQEIKEILISEEQIQAKCKELGEQLTQEYKGRFPLAVGVLKGALPFMSDILRSIDTHLEMDFMDVSSYGNEMRSSGEVKIVKDLDTKVEGRDILIIEDIIDSGLTLSYLVDLFKYRQANSIKIVTLLDKPEGRTVDIKADTVGFEVPNEFVVGYGLDYQEKYRNLPYIGILKPEIYGGEE comes from the coding sequence ATGCATCAGGAAATAAAGGAAATATTAATTTCAGAAGAGCAAATACAAGCAAAATGTAAAGAGCTCGGTGAACAGTTGACACAAGAATACAAAGGGAGATTTCCATTAGCGGTAGGTGTATTAAAAGGAGCTTTACCCTTTATGTCGGATATATTACGTTCGATTGATACACATCTGGAAATGGATTTTATGGATGTATCCAGTTATGGGAATGAAATGCGTTCCTCTGGTGAAGTTAAAATCGTAAAAGATTTAGATACAAAAGTAGAGGGACGTGATATCTTAATTATCGAAGATATTATTGATAGTGGTCTTACACTCAGTTATCTAGTTGACTTATTTAAATATCGTCAGGCAAATTCTATTAAAATTGTTACATTATTAGATAAACCTGAAGGAAGAACTGTCGATATTAAAGCAGATACGGTAGGTTTTGAAGTGCCAAATGAATTTGTGGTGGGCTATGGATTAGATTATCAAGAGAAATATCGAAACCTACCATATATAGGTATTTTGAAACCAGAAATTTATGGTGGAGAAGAATAA
- the ftsH gene encoding ATP-dependent zinc metalloprotease FtsH, whose product MNRIIRNVILYFVIFLVVIGIISVFSSQNNQAEELKVNEFMQALENNQITSMEMRPSNGVMRIEGELEGDTPFITNVPDNPSIVDSIVEQGGNEQGVLTMDEEEQPSGWVTFLTTMIPFVIIFILFFFLLNQAQGGGSRVMNFGKSKAKMYNEEKKKVRFRDVAGADEEKQELVEVVDFLKDPRKFSAIGAKIPKGVLLVGPPGTGKTLLARAVAGEAGVPFFSISGSDFVEMFVGVGASRVRDLFENAKKNAPCIIFIDEIDAVGRQRGAGVGGGHDEREQTLNQLLVEMDGFGENEGIIIIAATNRPDILDPALLRPGRFDRQITVDRPDLKGREDVLKVHARNKPLADDVELKTIAMRTPGFSGADLENLLNEAALVAARYDKEKIGMEDVDEAIDRVIAGPAKKSRVISKKERNIVAYHESGHTIIGMVLDDADMVHKVTIVPRGQAGGYAVMLPREDRYFMTKPELFDKITGLLGGRVAEEIIFGEASTGAHNDFQRATGIARKMVTEYGMSEKIGPLQFGNSNSQVFLGRDMQSEQNYSDAIAYEIDQEMQNFIQECYSRAKQILTENRDKLELVAKTLLEVETLDAGQIKGLFEEGKLPDPVVSEQDGDKKPSEKAETNDTNDENNKSSDFKVNIQPKSEESYFEKDSKSYFDEDKSTEDSDDKDKQ is encoded by the coding sequence ATGAATCGGATTATACGTAATGTGATCCTTTATTTCGTAATCTTTTTGGTTGTGATTGGGATCATATCAGTATTCAGCAGCCAAAACAACCAGGCTGAAGAATTAAAAGTAAACGAATTTATGCAAGCATTAGAAAATAACCAAATCACAAGTATGGAAATGCGCCCTTCCAATGGTGTCATGCGTATTGAAGGGGAATTAGAGGGTGATACCCCATTTATAACCAATGTTCCTGACAATCCATCTATAGTTGACTCTATTGTAGAACAAGGTGGAAATGAACAAGGCGTATTGACAATGGATGAAGAAGAACAACCAAGTGGATGGGTTACATTTTTAACGACCATGATTCCATTTGTTATTATATTCATTCTATTTTTCTTCTTGCTTAACCAGGCTCAAGGTGGCGGTAGCCGTGTCATGAACTTTGGTAAGAGTAAGGCGAAAATGTACAATGAAGAAAAGAAAAAAGTTCGTTTCAGAGATGTTGCTGGTGCGGATGAAGAAAAGCAGGAATTAGTAGAGGTTGTAGATTTCTTAAAGGATCCTCGTAAATTCTCTGCTATTGGTGCAAAAATTCCAAAAGGGGTTTTATTAGTTGGACCTCCTGGTACAGGTAAAACATTACTTGCCAGAGCAGTTGCAGGTGAAGCAGGAGTTCCTTTCTTTTCTATCAGTGGTTCGGATTTCGTTGAAATGTTTGTAGGTGTCGGTGCGTCTCGTGTACGTGATTTATTTGAAAATGCGAAGAAAAATGCACCATGTATCATCTTTATCGATGAGATTGATGCAGTAGGTCGTCAGCGTGGCGCTGGTGTAGGTGGCGGTCACGATGAACGTGAACAAACCTTAAATCAATTACTCGTTGAAATGGATGGTTTTGGTGAGAATGAAGGAATTATCATTATCGCTGCAACAAACAGACCAGATATTTTAGACCCGGCATTATTACGTCCAGGACGTTTTGACCGTCAAATTACAGTAGATCGTCCAGACTTAAAAGGTCGTGAAGATGTCTTAAAAGTACACGCACGTAATAAACCACTAGCAGATGATGTGGAGTTAAAAACGATTGCGATGCGAACACCAGGTTTTTCTGGTGCAGATTTGGAAAACTTGCTGAATGAAGCGGCACTTGTAGCGGCACGATATGACAAAGAGAAGATTGGCATGGAAGATGTTGACGAAGCAATTGACCGTGTTATTGCAGGGCCTGCGAAGAAAAGTAGGGTTATATCCAAAAAAGAACGAAATATTGTGGCATACCATGAAAGTGGACATACGATTATTGGTATGGTGTTAGATGATGCAGATATGGTACATAAGGTAACGATAGTACCTCGTGGTCAAGCTGGTGGATATGCAGTCATGCTCCCGCGTGAAGATCGCTACTTTATGACAAAACCAGAATTATTTGATAAAATCACCGGTTTGTTAGGTGGTCGTGTTGCAGAGGAGATTATCTTTGGTGAAGCAAGTACTGGTGCTCATAATGACTTCCAGCGAGCAACTGGAATTGCTCGTAAGATGGTTACGGAATATGGTATGAGTGAAAAGATTGGACCACTGCAATTTGGCAACAGCAACAGCCAAGTATTCTTGGGTCGGGATATGCAAAGTGAACAAAATTACAGTGATGCGATCGCATATGAAATTGACCAGGAAATGCAAAACTTCATTCAGGAATGCTATAGCAGAGCAAAACAAATTCTCACAGAAAATCGGGACAAATTAGAGCTTGTAGCTAAAACATTATTAGAAGTCGAGACGTTAGATGCAGGTCAGATCAAAGGATTATTTGAAGAAGGTAAACTACCTGACCCTGTTGTTTCTGAACAAGATGGAGACAAAAAACCATCTGAAAAGGCAGAAACAAATGACACTAATGATGAAAATAACAAGTCATCTGATTTTAAAGTAAACATTCAACCGAAATCTGAGGAAAGTTATTTTGAAAAAGACTCGAAAAGCTATTTCGATGAAGACAAATCAACCGAAGATTCCGATGATAAAGATAAACAATAA